One Streptomyces drozdowiczii DNA segment encodes these proteins:
- a CDS encoding GatB/YqeY domain-containing protein — protein sequence MTTLKSKLKEDLTTAMKARDELTSSTLRLTLTAITKEEVGGKTARELSDDEVQKVIAKEAKKRREAADAFAKGGRTEQAEREKKEGAILEAYLPQQLSDEELTAIVASAVDEAKAAGAEGPRAMGAVMKIVNPKVAGRAEGGRVAATVKKLLAG from the coding sequence ATGACCACGCTCAAGTCCAAGCTCAAGGAAGACCTCACCACGGCCATGAAGGCGCGTGACGAGCTGACCTCGTCCACGCTCCGGCTGACCCTCACCGCGATCACGAAGGAAGAGGTCGGCGGCAAGACCGCCCGCGAACTCTCCGACGACGAGGTGCAGAAGGTGATCGCCAAGGAGGCGAAGAAGCGCCGTGAGGCCGCCGATGCCTTCGCCAAGGGCGGCCGGACCGAGCAGGCCGAGCGGGAGAAGAAGGAGGGCGCGATCCTCGAGGCGTACCTTCCGCAGCAGCTGAGCGACGAGGAGCTGACCGCGATCGTGGCCTCCGCCGTCGACGAGGCGAAGGCCGCCGGGGCCGAGGGACCGCGCGCGATGGGCGCCGTCATGAAGATCGTCAACCCGAAGGTCGCGGGGCGCGCCGAGGGCGGCCGGGTGGCCGCCACGGTGAAGAAGCTCCTCGCGGGCTGA